The Aquila chrysaetos chrysaetos chromosome 16, bAquChr1.4, whole genome shotgun sequence genome has a segment encoding these proteins:
- the LRRC55 gene encoding leucine-rich repeat-containing protein 55 isoform X1 has protein sequence MLLGPWLVAAAAAAAVAAGAGAGCPVLCTCRGQAVDCSGQRLFSVPPELPLDTGNLSLAHNRIASIPPGYLACYGQLRALDLRNNSLAALPAGLFLGARRLAHLDLSYNNFSLVAADMFLEASGLLRLDLSHNPGLRRVHPQAFRGLAQLRELDLSYGGLSAISLDALEGLPGLVGLRLGGNPWVCGCAMEPFLKWLRGRIQRCASADSQLAECRAPPEVAGAPLLSLTEESFQACHLTLTLDDYLFIAFVGFVVSIASVATNFLLGITANCCHRWSKASEDEDV, from the exons ATGCTGCTGGGCCCCTGgctggtggcggcggcggcggcggcggcggtagCGGCGGGCGCCGGGGCGGGCTGCCCGGTGCTGTGCACGTGCCGCGGGCAGGCGGTGGACTGCAGCGGGCAGCGGCTCTTCTCGGTGCCCCCCGAGCTGCCGCTGGACACCGGCAACCTCAGCCTGGCCCACAACCGCATCGCCAGCATCCCGCCGGGATACCTGGCCTGCTACGGCCAGCTGCGGGCCCTCGACCTGCGCAACAACTCGCTGGCGGCCCTGCCGGCCGGGCTCTTTTTGGGGGCTCGCCGGCTGGCCCACCTCGACCTCAGCTACAACAACTTCAGCCTGGTGGCGGCCGACATGTTCCTGGAGGCCAGCGGGCTGCTGCGCCTCGACCTCAGCCACAACCCCGGCCTGCGGCGGGTGCACCCCCAAGCTTTTCGGGGGCTGGCCCAGCTGCGGGAGCTGGATCTCAGCTACGGGGGGCTGTCGGCCATCAGCCTCGACGCCCTGGaggggctgccggggctggTGGGCCTCCGCCTGGGGGGCAACCCCTGGGTGTGCGGCTGCGCCATGGAGCCCTTCCTCAAATGGCTGCGGGGACGCATCCAGCGCTGCGCGTCAG cagaTTCGCAGCTGGCTGAGTGCCGGGCCCCCCCCGAGGTGGCAGGAGCCCCCCTGCTCTCCCTGACGGAGGAGAGCTTCCAGGCCTGCCACCTCACGCTGACGCTGGACGACTATCTCTTCATCGCCTTCGTCGGCTTCGTCGTCTCCATCGCCTCGGTGGCCACCAACTTCCTGCTGGGCATCACTGCCAACTGCTGCCACCGCTGGAGCAAGGCCAGCGAGGACGAGGATGTTTAG
- the LRRC55 gene encoding leucine-rich repeat-containing protein 55 isoform X2 produces MLLGPWLVAAAAAAAVAAGAGAGCPVLCTCRGQAVDCSGQRLFSVPPELPLDTGNLSLAHNRIASIPPGYLACYGQLRALDLRNNSLAALPAGLFLGARRLAHLDLSYNNFSLVAADMFLEASGLLRLDLSHNPGLRRVHPQAFRGLAQLRELDLSYGGLSAISLDALEGLPGLVGLRLGGNPWVCGCAMEPFLKWLRGRIQRCASDSQLAECRAPPEVAGAPLLSLTEESFQACHLTLTLDDYLFIAFVGFVVSIASVATNFLLGITANCCHRWSKASEDEDV; encoded by the exons ATGCTGCTGGGCCCCTGgctggtggcggcggcggcggcggcggcggtagCGGCGGGCGCCGGGGCGGGCTGCCCGGTGCTGTGCACGTGCCGCGGGCAGGCGGTGGACTGCAGCGGGCAGCGGCTCTTCTCGGTGCCCCCCGAGCTGCCGCTGGACACCGGCAACCTCAGCCTGGCCCACAACCGCATCGCCAGCATCCCGCCGGGATACCTGGCCTGCTACGGCCAGCTGCGGGCCCTCGACCTGCGCAACAACTCGCTGGCGGCCCTGCCGGCCGGGCTCTTTTTGGGGGCTCGCCGGCTGGCCCACCTCGACCTCAGCTACAACAACTTCAGCCTGGTGGCGGCCGACATGTTCCTGGAGGCCAGCGGGCTGCTGCGCCTCGACCTCAGCCACAACCCCGGCCTGCGGCGGGTGCACCCCCAAGCTTTTCGGGGGCTGGCCCAGCTGCGGGAGCTGGATCTCAGCTACGGGGGGCTGTCGGCCATCAGCCTCGACGCCCTGGaggggctgccggggctggTGGGCCTCCGCCTGGGGGGCAACCCCTGGGTGTGCGGCTGCGCCATGGAGCCCTTCCTCAAATGGCTGCGGGGACGCATCCAGCGCTGCGCGTCAG aTTCGCAGCTGGCTGAGTGCCGGGCCCCCCCCGAGGTGGCAGGAGCCCCCCTGCTCTCCCTGACGGAGGAGAGCTTCCAGGCCTGCCACCTCACGCTGACGCTGGACGACTATCTCTTCATCGCCTTCGTCGGCTTCGTCGTCTCCATCGCCTCGGTGGCCACCAACTTCCTGCTGGGCATCACTGCCAACTGCTGCCACCGCTGGAGCAAGGCCAGCGAGGACGAGGATGTTTAG
- the LOC115352221 gene encoding LOW QUALITY PROTEIN: apelin receptor-like (The sequence of the model RefSeq protein was modified relative to this genomic sequence to represent the inferred CDS: deleted 2 bases in 2 codons) has protein sequence MEEAMDAYAYGDNETECEYAEWGPSLALLPTIYLLVFLLGTAGNGLVLWTVFKGGRDRRRSADTFIANLAAADLTFVATLPLWAAYAWLGYHWPFGTAACKVSSYLVFVNMYASVFCLTGLSFDRYLAIVRPLATAKLRSRVSGLVATVALWALAALLALPALVLRRAAALGGDSKITCYMDYGGLAAPGTEGAWEVGLGLSSTALGFVAPFAVMLTCYFFIIARTVASHFRRERAEGPRKRKRLLTIITVLVAAFGGCWLPFHLVKTLYVLMDLEVLPWSCSLHTFLNNLHPYCTSIAYINSCLNPFLYAFFDPRFRHACAALLCCRTPGPGTERSASYSSGHSHPPGGKGGAVPGGKLDPATQETLFRA, from the exons ATGGAGGAGGCGATGGACGCCTATGCCTACGGGGACAACGAGACGGAGTGCGAGTATGCCGAGTGGGGCCCCTCGCTGGCCCTGCTGCCCACCATCTACCTGCTGGTCTTCCTGCTGGGCACTGCGGGCAACGGGCTGGTCCTCTGGACCGTCTTCAAGGGCGGCCGGGACCGCCGGCGCTCAGCCGACACCTTCATCGCCAACCTGGCTGCTGCCGACCTCACCTTCGTGGCCACTCTGCCGCTGTGGGCTGCCTACGCCTGGCTGGGCTACCACTGGCCCTTCGGCACAGCCGCCTGCAAGGTCAGCAGCTACCTGGTCTTCGTCAACATGTACGCCAGCGTCTTCTGCCTGACGGGGCTGAGCTTCGACCGCTACCTGGCCATCGTCCGGCCCCTGGCCACTGCCAAGCTGCGCTCACGGGTCAGCGGGCTGGTGGCCACGGTGGCCCTGTGGGCACTGGCGGCTCTGctggccctgccagccctggtgCTGCGGCGGGCAGCTGccctggggggggacagcaAGATCACCTGCTACATGGACTACGGGGGCCTGGCCGCCCCAGGGACGGAGGGCGCCTGGGAggtggggctggggctctcCTCCACTGCCCTGGGCTTCGTGGCCCCCTTCGCTGTCATGCTGACCTGCTACTTCTTCATC ATCGCCCGCACCGTAGCCAGCCATTTCCGCCGGGAGCGGGCCGAGGGGCCCCGCAAGCGCAAGCGCCTCCTCACCATCATCACGGTGCTGGTGGCCGCCTTTGGGGGCTGCTGGTTGCCCTTCCACCTGGTCAAGACCCTCTATGTCCTGATGGACCTGGAGGTGCTGCCGTGGTCCTGCAGCCTCCACACCTTCCTCAACAACCTCCACCCCTACTGCACCAGCATTGCCTACATCAACAGCTGCCTCAACCCCTTCCTCTACGCCTTCTTCGACCCCCGCTTCCGCCATGCCTGCGCCGCCCTCCTCTGCTGCCGGACCCCCGGTCCCGGGACCGAGCGCTCTGCCAGCTACTCCTCAGGGCACAGCCACCCCCCCGGAGGCAAGGGGGGGGCC GTCCCAGGGGGCAAGCTGGACCCCGCCACCCAGGAGACGCTCTTCCGTGCCTAA